In the Lepus europaeus isolate LE1 chromosome 10, mLepTim1.pri, whole genome shotgun sequence genome, GCGGGCAgtgaggagtgaccgggacactCCCGAGGCAGGGACCAGAGTcaggggcagcagggctggggctagggAGGGGGGGTGGGCACGTGTGGCTCCAGCAAACCCCTCTCTGACCTCTTCCTGCCATTCCCACTTCCAAGGCAGAATCTGGGGCCCAGGGAAGGTATTTCCGCTTTTGCACCGCAGCGACCTTGTCTGTGAAAGACAGGCGTCCTTCTCTTGGGCGGGGAAAATGTCAAAAAGACGTGGGCGAGGCTGCCACCCTGTTGTCGCGTCTTTGCTTAGCTGaatgaggatgtgaggaaaacaGCGACCTGCCCTGCCTTGCCCCCACCTGCCGTAACCCCAGGGGAGTGGGAAGGCAGAAGCAAAGCTGCTTCTTTCAGCTGAGCTTGGTGAGCGCTCAGACCGTTTGCCTTTTTCTACACCAGCAACGGGTCAGGGCATCGGGGAGCCTCCCAGGGCAGACTTTGGGCTGTGCACCCCGCACTCCCGGCCCCatcactgcccctccctgccggCCCAGGTCCCTGAGCTGATTGCTACTTGAGAGGCTCACGGTGCAGAGAGTAACAGGATGAAGAGGCGCTGTCGGGAGTTTCCAGCGTTACTTCTCCCAGACTGTCTCCCTTATTGGCCCTCGTGCCTCTGACAATCGTGTCTGatggaagaagcccctgggtcCCAGCCTGGGCGCTTCTGGCTGTAAGGGGGTTCTCAGGTCCACAGCCAAGGGTCTGCCTCCGTCCCGTCTCACACATCAGAGGCCTCGGAGGTGGGCCCCTGAGCCCTCTTCCTGGAGACCAGCCGCCCCGTCTCAGATGCCcgtccccagcctggccctgtgcaTGCTGCCCACGAGCGCAtgtgcttactgtgtgccaggtgcgTGCGAGCACTGAACCCACTATCCCAGGTGACCGGCAGCACTTACCTGCGAGGAGGGCGCTACTGCCCTCATTCTCAGTGAGGAAGGGGACAGAAGGGACTCACCCCGGGTCACCCAGCAGGTTGGTGGCAAAGCAGCTTGGCCGTTCTCTGCCCACGTCTGCGGCGTTCTCAACCTCCGCAGGTTCCGCTCGGTGTTGGATCTGGTAAAGGCGTGGTCCGAGGAGAAGCGGCACTACTTGTTCCCCGCCCCGAGGGACTGCAACCCGCACTGCCCCTGGCGCTGCAGCGGCCCCGTGTGCTCCCACTACACCCAGGTACACTCCGTGTCCACTGGGGCGGGACAGAAATCAGCCCGGAAATCGCACCCCGGCTGCCTTGCCTGGCCTAGGCGCCTGCTCCTGCAAAGCTGGGTGGGCGTAGGTTGCAGGTGTATCTCGCTCTGTTTGGAACGTCTCCTGTTTTCTGTTGTCTAAGGCCCCCCTTATCCAAATAAGCTGACAACAGCTGTAGCGGATGTCGAGTGCTAACACAGAATATGGGAACGCTTAGGACGCGGAAAACCCGATGCAGGACAAGTGGGACACTAATCAGAACAGCCGGAATCCAGAATGCTCCGGAGTCCAGCATCTTCAGAGCTTTGGAAGGGTGCCCCCAGGGGAAAGTTCCAGTCCTGACCTCCTGTGCGGGTTACACTGCAAATGCAGGCGTGAGCAGTCATTCCCAGACCTCTGAAGGCTCGGCGTGCCTGTCCTTTCCTGAGAGCCTGTCTTCCGGCTTGGAAGATGGACTTCTCTTGGGAAATCAACACACATTCTCAGGCCACAATGAGGGGGTGGGCATTTATATGCAGGCCATGTACCTACAAGGGAAAGTTCACCAACGCCTGTATCCTGATGAGAAAGGATGTTTTTGTCCATTTTAGCTAACACAATTCTGGTATAGCAACACAAAAATGGAGGAAATGTAGCAAATAAAACCTGGGGAAcaaggaggctggtgttgtggtatagtgagttaagccgatgcctgccacaccagcagccaaatgagtcctgactgcttcacttctgatcctgctccctgctgtggcctgggaaagcaacagaagccggcccaagaacttgggcctctgcacccacgtggagatccagatgaaagtCCCAGTCCCTGCCATTCTGCCATTGAAGACCATTTGGGAAGATTgacttatctctctccctctccctcccccactgtaactctgcctttcaaattaatctttttttaaaaaaaaaaaatctagagaatTAGAAACCGCAAAAGAGCAAATAAATGACATTATATGTGAAAAGCAACACAGGTGCATTAAAACCACCGTATATAGGGGTGGGCTTTGTGGCCCCACTGGgtcctccctgtctctgcctcccctcaACAGATGGTGTGGGCATCTTCCAACCGCCTGGGCTGTGCCATCCACACCTGCAGGAGCATCAGCGTCTGGGgcagcacctggcacagggcTGTGTACCTGGTCTGCAACTACGCCATTAGGTAAGGGCCTGCACTGAGGCCAAGGGGCTCTGGGACGGGAGGGTGGGTCCCGAGAATTTAGACACGACACCCGCCTTCCTCCATCATCAGCACTCTCCGTACTTTTCAGCTTGGGGGATTTTAGAACCGATCAACCATCCTTTTCCTTACGAACATTCCAGAACAAAGTGGGAGATGGAGAGGAGcaaggcgggggaggggcagcatcGCTGAGAAAGTCAGCAGAGGATGTGGCTAGGTGGGACCCTCTCCCAGCCAGGAGGGCTTGCAAATTGTCcagtgcaatttttaaaagttattttaggccggcgctgtggctcactaggctaatcctctgcctgtggcaccagtacaccgggttctagtcccagtcggggcgccggattctgtcccggttgcccctcttccagtccagctctctgctgtggcccgggagtgcagtggaggatggcccaagtgcttgggtcctgcacccgcatgggagaccaggagaagcacctggctcctggcttcggattaacgtaacgcgccagctgcagcgcgctagcctcagcggccattggagggtgaaccaacagcaaaggaagacctttctgtctgtctctgtctctcactgtctactctgcctgtcaaaaaaaaaaagttattttaaagtgcttttaaaatctatttttttttttttttttgtcattctatttgaaaggcagagagagagatggagatagagagctAGGGCTagacttgtatgtgtgtgtgtgggggggatctTCTATCCCCTGTTACTCCCTcgaatggcagcaacagccagggctggatcaggccaaagctgggaacccggggaactcaatccaggtctcccaaatgggtgccaaggATCAAGTGCTTGATccatcattggctgccttcccaggttgcacaccagcaggaaacaggaattggaagcagaggtgcgtTTCAAACCCCGGCAGTGTGATCcgggatgcaggcgtctcaagcgcatcctaaccactgtgccggACGCTCAGCCTCCCCCCAGTAGCGCACTATTGAGTCAGACCCTGCACACCTGCGGCAGGCCACGCTGCACAGCCACAGGTTCttctggccagagcagggccggcCCCTCCACACTTACTCCCGGAAATATTCAACCAGGACCGCGAGCTGCCCACGGGCAGGCAGATCCCCTAGGCAGGGGGGCAGGGTAGAAATAGCCTGCGCAGCAGCTTCCCCCAGACTGCAGCATGCTGGGAGACAGGCCGGGCGCTGGCTTCAGACACAAGTCGCTTGGAACTATGGGGAAAGGCGGATGAACATTCACTCAGCACGCGGTGTGCAAGCTCACACGAAGACAAGAACAGGTTCTAAGGCGAGACCGCCAGGGTTCAGGTTTGTGATTTTACTCCACTTCTCCATGCCTGGGTCTTCATCTGCAAAAGGACCTGACTCACAGGCTTGCGTGGTGCCTTGTCCGCGGTACGTGCTACTTAAATAGTGGCCGTGGACGCTAACGAGGTTATGTGTGCAGGAGGGTGGGAAATCGACCCCATGCGATTCTATATCCCTCAAATTCTTCAACTTCAGTTCCTTGTTTTTTTAAGTGGAACTTTTTCCAAGTGGCTGCATTCAACCAAAAAGAATGACTTTCATTCTGACGTGCCGGGCATCACCACCTATTCTTCCTGCCCCTAAACTCCCGAGAGCATCTTTAGAAACCTGGGGACTGCGGCATCTGGCACACATCCTGATGTCCCATGGATGCTCTgaaagtgtttgttgaatgaataagtgagCACTGTTGGGAAATCAGAAGGGCGTACTTTGCACTTTGGTGGACTTTACGCGGTCATTCAACAATCACTTTTGGAGGGAAGATGATTCTATGTCTGTCCACAAGGAGGGTTCATGTAAGGTGTGAGAAAAAAAGGCACTGGGTCTTACAAAAATTGTTAACATGGCAAGTCAGCAGTGAGATTACCAGGCAGCCATGAgcaagagctggggtgggggtagggggtgaTTTAAGACTTTAaggggagaaagcaggagaaaaagagagaaagccatGAGCTGGGGTGGAAGAGGGTGTTGGGAGATGAGATGTGCAAGTGGAGCCAGGCACTGCCAGGACAGTCTGGAACTCCTGGCCCACGGCTGGTGTGTGATCCAGAAGCCAGGGGTCCGCAAACAAGCCGCCATAGCCAAAGCTGGCCCACAGCCTGTCtctgcaaataaagttttattgagacGGAGGCAGGACATTCTTTTACACATTATCTGCAGCTGCCTATACATGGTAGAGATAGTCTGGCCTGCAAGGTCTAAAAcacaagggctcttcaaaaatttcacagcGAATGGgcttataagtttattttgtgggaaaaaaatggaaacccatgcatagttttctcataatatgcatttccagactttttttttttttttttttgacaggcagagtggacagtgagagagagacagagagaaaggtcttcctcttgccgttggttcaccctccaatggccgccacagccggcgcaccgcactgatccgaagccaggagccaggtgcttatcctggtctcccatgcgggtgcagggcccaaggacttgggccatcctccactgccttcccgggccacagcagagagctggcctggaagaggggcaaccgggacagaatccggcgccccgaccgggactagaacccagtgtgccggcgctgcaaggcggagaattggcctattgagccgcggcgccagccatttcCAGACTTTTTTTGAAGACCAGTTGTAGGCACAGATTCCAAACAATTTCTGTACCAAAATgcacttatcctttaattctgttttccatgagttttttgaagtctCTTTGTATTTACACCTGATTCTTTACAGAACAAGCTTGCCGGTCTCTGCCTGCATGGAAACAGGGCAGTCCCCAAAAGCTCGAGTGGGACGACGATAGCACGGAAGTAGGCCTGCctttagaaaaacaaacagcTGTTAAGATATAATGCATTTGCCATACAACCCACCGCTGTTATGTATCTGAATAGTTATGTATtctatatattgttatatatatatttttttcttatttgaaggagagagaaaccaagagatctctcattcgctagttcactccctaaacgtcctcaagagctgggactgggccaggcagaagccaggagcctgggactcagtccaggtctcccatgcggggggcagggacccgagcacccagactgtcacctgctgcctcccagggtgcgccttagcaggcagctggagtcaggacatTTTCTCCAGAGGACTAAAATCACGTCCCAGAAATGAAGAGGCTGATCCTGTCACCGGCTGGAGGTGGCAGActcagggggtggggagagaagtcACCTGTTGGCCTGGCACAGTGCGGGGTGCACCCACGCGGAGCCGCCTTTGGCCTTCGCCGCCTCCCCGCGAGGACAGCGAAGAGTACAGGGCCTGGGGCCCAAGGTCACGCGGCCAGTGGGTACAGTGCTGAGACCTGGACGTCTGGGTGAAAAGTCACTCACTTCACTCTCCCGACCTCTGACCGTGGCTCCCTGGGCCTTTGTTCTCTCCTCAGGGGCAACTGGCTGGGCGAGGCACCGTACAAGATGGGGAGGCCATGTTCTGCCTGCCCCCCCAGTTACCAAGGCAGCTGCAGTAGCAACATGTGCTTCTCGGGGCTCAAGTCCAACAGGCTCCAGTGGATCTGAAGTCGCCCTGGGCCCCCGGCACCTCTGGCTGGGCCCGCCCTGCAGGGGTCCCACCAAGCTACCCAGGACAGAAGTTGGCCACACGGCACTCACTGCCTCTTCCCTCCCGGGTTCTCTCCCAAACATCCGGCCGGAGTGAGAAGAGAAGCCCTTGCCTGcttcccttctttctcccctCTGGCCTCTGCATCTTTCATTAACTCCTTCTTGGAGAGAGAGCCGGGGCTGCGGGGAGCAGGCCTGCACGCTTAGGCTTCAAACTCAACAGACTTTGCCCATCCAATAAAAAGCATCTGTTATTAAATCACCTTTAGCCTGGATCCCACCTTCATTTATCCCGTCACAACCAGCCAATCAGGACACGCAGTTCCCTCTTTGGTTGAGCATATTCCGGGTCCAAGGTTTTTAAAAGAATGggcaccccacctccacccccactgcAGGTTACTGGGGCCACTACAAGGTccaggccccccccccttttttttttttttttgacaggcagag is a window encoding:
- the R3HDML gene encoding peptidase inhibitor R3HDML; its protein translation is MPLLPSTVGLAGLLLLWACQTVDGLMMPNATLALARPEDTAMRPPSGLGVPRYRRKRHISARDMNALLDYHNHIRASVHPPAANMEYMVWDERLARSAEAWASQCIWAHGPSQLMKYVGQNLSIHSGRFRSVLDLVKAWSEEKRHYLFPAPRDCNPHCPWRCSGPVCSHYTQMVWASSNRLGCAIHTCRSISVWGSTWHRAVYLVCNYAIRGNWLGEAPYKMGRPCSACPPSYQGSCSSNMCFSGLKSNRLQWI